The Oncorhynchus tshawytscha isolate Ot180627B linkage group LG05, Otsh_v2.0, whole genome shotgun sequence genome includes a window with the following:
- the LOC112250492 gene encoding zinc finger protein 770-like, with amino-acid sequence MLARHHGTQEAFGVMEKTPQSKNYQCVTCLKCFSAPSKLQRHILSHTGQRPFVCHLCEKAFRQLAHLKLHINTHLYPKHIERKSNVKSSLHPSGYENDPPIKIDNSNACLQTGSLDTFGAEGTLEVGISPTAPVDRVEEKSLCSSRCTAELNPLHSAVKRFEKQHTKDEATRNHDDWSEPEKQTLHEDRSSRDETVTKRTKIIENSNSHKCPECFKCFSAPSKLKRHCLIHTGQKPFQCYLCRRAFRQLAHLKVHYSIHSGVSKSRNSSLAQQSLKSISQPQRSKTWPRNYPCIMCGRRFKQKRHLIVHQQTHKVSETAVHPRKLNNTSKAYLPLQNNCASKVYFQNSKSSITYNTELNGKRQLDVVEGLYNLSEILHDGAKHASQEHIDLTHSSDNRNKSPVSNCTDHTHTSTRKVRGNQCMICLKKFDYPSKLSRHLLVHMGIKPFGCTVCSKSFRQLCHLQTHMKAHHIKSETFSKRVEDTPYQPGDIILKNKPVSAVRTQSEHLDQVSQPREASRGLNEVDCFLSQYVLPVRPTFSHCSTDSLSNYGAQQPAWNPSEKLLPGLDTDTDRKSSAEPVSLRQGHETDYKKTSDVFDSTPTHHSLIGKSKQRSCILQKKPTIHGRGRYCCPVCSKRFGAPSKLQGHSLVHTGQRSYQCPTCPKTLRQKAHLKVHQSVHEQGKEAQPSISHNEDRQTKSLSRLKRTPCSKGKDVVFRNRSENTLSSGSGLSAVPLAQFNSPPTNGVDSQTLLPVASRKSGVCQCMACLKKFDYPSKLSRHLLVHMGIKPFRCTVCSKSFRQLCHLQSHAKVHYNKATLHGDEQQRNINLAQLDIIPLEDGTVSEGHIFAAGLHQDEPDPSQGFGNYRQNGHGGESYNHFCLTESANQSTEIHRKHEPTPTPEQSEDVKSMKSENNWNIAEEKHVEKFPSHEYYGQQNHPQLPNWLSPYPYHQETTKNKQAYPIANQHVPYLEDRPNSQYGAKEEGGLEGGLRSELNVPYKSEPPNDLHVCAGCSQCFTTKRKLNHHRCSPRHLEKERQASSYQCAICFKSFEAPSKLKRHYVIHTGQRPFQCTVCGKAFTQAGHLKTHLQIHR; translated from the coding sequence ATGCTAGCCAGGCATCATGGAACACAGGAGGCCTTTGGCGTTATGGAGAAGACGCCACAAAGCAAGAATTATCAGTGTGTCACATGCTTGAAATGCTTTTCTGCTCCATCCAAACTACAGAGGCACATCCTTTCGCACACAGGACAAAGACCATTTGTGTGTCACCTCTGTGAAAAGGCATTTAGGCAACTAGCACACCTGAAACTCCATATTAACACACACCTTTATCCAAAACATATTGAACGGAAGAGCAATGTAAAGTCTAGCTTGCATCCAAGTGGATATGAAAATGACCCTCCTATAAAGATAGATAACTCAAATGCATGTTTGCAGACCGGCTCCTTGGACACATTTGGTGCAGAGGGCACATTGGAGGTGGGCATCAGTCCAACTGCACCTGTTGACAGAGTTGAGGAAaaatctctctgttcctctcgctGCACCGCTGAACTCAATCCCCTACACTCTGCGGTCAAGAGGTTTGAGAAGCAGCACACAAAAGACGAGGCAACGAGGAACCACGATGACTGGAGTGAACCTGAGAAACAGACACTGCATGAGGATAGATCCTCCAGAGATGAAACAGTGACCAAACGTACAAAAATTATTGAGAATTCAAACTCTCATAAATGCCCTGAGTGCTTTAAGTGCTTCAGCGCCCCGTCCAAATTAAAGAGGCACTGCCTGATTCACACAGGCCAGAAACCATTTCAGTGCTACCTATGCCGGCGTGCTTTTAGGCAGCTGGCCCATCTAAAGGTACACTACAGCATTCACTCTGGGGTCTCCAAGTCGCGGAACTCTTCACTAGCACAACAAAGTCTCAAATCTATTTCCCAACCCCAGCGGTCAAAAACCTGGCCAAGGAACTATCCATGTATCATGTGTGGAAGGAGATTTAAACAAAAGAGACATTTGATAGTCCACCAACAAACTCATAAAGTTTCAGAGACTGCTGTGCACCCTCGTAAGTTAAATAATACAAGTAAGGCCTACCTTCCCCTTCAAAATAATTGTGCTTCCAAAGTATATTTCCAAAACTCTAAAAGTTCTATAACGTACAACACAGAGCTGAATGGTAAGAGACAACTAGATGTAGTTGAAGGTTTATACAACTTATCGGAAATATTGCATGACGGTGCAAAACATGCATCACAGGAGCACATTGACCTTACTCACTCCTCAGACAACAGAAACAAGTCACCTGTGTCTAATTGCACAgaccacacacatacaagcacGCGTAAGGTAAGGGGAAATCAGTGCATGATATGCCTGAAGAAGTTTGACTATCCCTCCAAACTCTCCCGACATCTGTTGGTCCACATGGGCATTAAGCCTTTCGGATGCACCGTCTGTAGTAAGTCCTTCAGGCAGCTCTGCCATCTACAGACTCACATGAAGGCCCACCACATAAAAAGTGAAACATTTTCGAAAAGAGTAGAAGATACACCCTACCAACCAGGGGATATTATATTAAAGAACAAGCCTGTTTCTGCGGTGAGAACTCAAAGTGAACATTTAGACCAAGTTTCTCAACCTCGGGAAGCCAGCAGAGGCCTCAATGAAGTTGATTGTTTCCTAAGCCAGTATGTTTTACCTGTCAGACCTACCTTCAGTCATTGCTCCACTGACAGTCTCTCCAACTATGGTGCTCAACAACCTGCATGGAACCCCAGTGAGAAGCTGCTACCTGGACTGGACACTGACACAGACAGGAAGTCTTCAGCAGAGCCAGTATCTCTCAGACAaggacatgagacagactacaagAAGACCAGTGATGTATTTGACAGCACACCGACACACCATTCACTAATAGGCAAATCTAAACAAAGGAGTTGCATCTTACAAAAGAAACCCACAATCCATGGCAGAGGGCGCTATTGTTGTCCAGTTTGTTCAAAGCGCTTTGGCGCTCCATCCAAGCTACAGGGGCATTCCCTGGTTCACACAGGACAAAGGTCCTATCAGTGCCCCACTTGTCCCAAAACGTTGAGACAAAAAGCTCATCTGAAGGTGCACCAGTCTGTTCATGAACAAGGGAAAGAGGCTCAACCCTCTATTAGTCATAATGAAGACAGGCAGACCAAGTCTTTATCAAGACTGAAAAGGACCCCATGTTCAAAAGGGAAGGACGTAGTCTTCCGTAATAGAAGTGAAAATACTTTATCGAGTGGCAGTGGTCTCTCTGCTGTCCCTCTAGCTCAGTTCAACTCCCCCCCAACAAATGGCGTCGACAGCCAAACACTGCTTCCTGTTGCATCTAGGAAATCAGGGGTGTGCCAGTGCATGGCCTGTCTGAAGAAGTTTGACTATCCTTCTAAACTCTCCCGACATCTATTAGTCCACATGGGCATCAAGCCTTTCAGATGTACCGTCTGTAGTAAGTCCTTCAGACAACTCTGCCATCTACAGTCTCACGCGAAGGTCCACTATAATAAGGCCACACTGCATGGGGATGAGCAACAGAGGAACATCAACTTGGCTCAACTGGACATTATTCCCCTAGAGGATGGGACTGTTTCAGAGGGACACATCTTTGCAGCAGGTCTTCATCAAGATGAACCAGACCCAAGTCAAGGTTTTGGAAATTACAGACAAAATGGTCATGGTGGTGAATCATACAATCACTTCTGTTTAACAGAAAGCGCAAACCAATCAACAGAAATCCACAGAAAGCATGAACCAACCCCAACCCCTGAACAGTCAGAAGACGTGAAAAGCATGAAGTCCGAGAATAACTGGAATATTGCTGAGGAGAAACATGTGGAAAAGTTTCCCTCGCATGAATATTATGGGCAGCAAAACCACCCCCAGCTTCCTAACTGGTTAAGCCCTTATCCATATCACCAAGAAACCACCAAAAACAAACAGGCATATCCTATTGCTAACCAACATGTTCCGTATCTGGAGGATAGACCTAATTCACAATACGGTGCTAAAGAGGAGGGCGGGTTAGAGGGTGGCCTTAGGTCAGAGTTGAATGTTCCATATAAGTCAGAACCTCCCAATGACCTTCACGTCTGCGCAGGCTGTAGTCAGTGTTTTACCACCAAGAGGAAACTGAATCACCACAGGTGTTCTCCGAGAcatttagagaaagagagacaggcgAGCTCGTATCAGTGCGCCATCTGTTTCAAAAGCTTCGAGGCTCCCTCGAAATTGAAAAGACACTATGTTATCCACACAGGCCAGAGGCCATTTCAGTGTACAGTGTGTGGAAAGGCGTTCACCCAGGCAGGCCATTTGAAGACACACCTGCAAATCCACAGGTAA